CGTCGAAGCCCTCCGCCGACAGCGTTTCCCGCACACCCCACAACCCCAGCGGGGTCAACCCCACGAGCCTCGGGTCGGGGTCCTCCTCACCGGTCAGCTCGGCGATCCCGTCCAGTTCCCACGACTCCGCGGCCACCGCTCCCCCCACCGCCCCCAGCGTCTCCAGCGCCGCGAGCACGCGGTCGAGGTCCCTGCGCCACATCAGCTCGCGGAAGTCCACCGGGAGCCCCCCGACGCCGAAGTCGAACAGCTCGGAGAGCAGGTCCCGGACGTCCTGGACCAGCAACTCCACCGGCAACGGGGTCCCGCCCGCGGTGTAGAGGCCCAGCATCAGTTCGGGCACCACCTCGGGCAGGGCCTCCCCGAGCGGTGAAGGGGCCTCGTAGTGGCTCGTGGGCGCGCACAGCACGTGTCCCACCCCCGGGAAGGCCGCGTACGCCCTCCGCCACAGGTCCAACGGCCGGTCGAGCAGTCCGACCGCGCTCTTGACCGGCACCAACCGGCCCTTGACCACGCGGAGCACGCGGACCGCCCTGGCCCACTCGATCAACAACGACACCTCCGGCAGGTCCGCGCTGCTCCGGGCCCGCTCCAGGAAGGGCTCGTCAACACCCAGCAGTCCGGCCAGCTCACGGGCGTCGGCGACGCGCAGGCGCTTGGTCGCCGTCAACGCGCGCCCCGCACCCACCCACGTCACCAGCACGCGCAGCCGGGTCACCAGGGCGGAACCACCCGCCATGGCGGCCAGGTCGTGGTCGGGGGGCAGGACCACCGGCGGCAGGTGACGCTCCACGCCCTCGCCGGAGCCGGGGTCGGGATCGGCGAGGTCGATGACACCGTCGAACGCATCGCGGCGCATGATCTCGGCCAGCACGTCCTGGTCGTAGTCGACCTCACCGGCCCGCGCCGCCGCCACGAAGCGACGAACACCCCCGCCGTCCCGCGGGTCGACGCCGTGCTCGATCATGCGCGTCGCCCAGAACTTCGCCGGTCCGTAGTTGCGCTCGTCGGCCATCCTCGCGAGGAAGACGGGGGCGACCCGGTCGATCGCGGCGTGCAGCGCGGCCGGGTCGCCCGGCCGGTCGACCGGCGCGGCGGCCAGGAAGTCGACCCAGCGGTGCAGCGTCGACAACACCCCGGGCCACTCGGGCCGGTTCATCGTCACCTTGCGCGGGAACCACTCGGCCAGCAACTCCCGGAGGTCCTCGGCCTCCCACCGGGCGGGATCGCCACCCCGCGAAACCCGCCACTCCAACGCCGCCTCCACCACGAAGGGGTCGGCGTCGCCCGCGGCGGCCCAGCTCTCGAACCCGGCCACCAGGTCGTCGGCGGCCGCTTCACGTGCGCGACGGTCATCGCTCGTGCTCATGCGACCACTATCGCGGACCGCCGGGGACCGGCTGGACGCCGACCCAAGGGCACACACCGTGACCGGCGCCCGGTGGGTCGTCCCCGGCTGCACCCTGTCGGCGGTCGGGGCGGACGTCCTGCTGCGCCGCCGGTGGGCGCCCTCAGCCGACGACCCGGCGCAGCCGCAGCGTCGCGGGCACGGCGGCGGCCGAGGTGAGGGTCAGCGCCGCCCACAGCACCGGGTTGCCGAGCGACAGCAGGGCGGTGAGCAGGGCCGGGCCGGTGACCGCCGGGACCGCCCAGGACAGCTGGAACAACGCACTCGCCCGCCCCTCGGCGCCCGGCGGCGCGGCTGCCGCCGCGGCGGCCGTGGACAGCGGCGCGAAGAGCGCTTCGGCGAACGCGAACGTGACGCTGACCGCGAGGACCACCGCGACCGCGGCGCCCACCGGCAGCGCCGCGACCGGGACCAGGGCGGCGAACGAGCAGGCGAACGCGGTCGCCGCGACGACCAGGCCGGTGCCGCGGGACCAGCGCGCGGCCAGGCGCGTCACGGGTTTCTGCACCAGGACCACGACCGCGGTGCCGATGCCCAACGCCGCCCCTGGCACCCAGTGCGGTCCCTCCAGGACGTCGAGCACGAGGATCGGCAGCATGGCGTACTTGCTCGCGCTGGCCAGCGTGAACAGCACGTGCACGGCGCAGAAGGCGGTGTAGGGGCGGTCGCGCAGCACGGTCGTCCAACCGCCGTGCCGCGCGGCCGGCCGGACGCGCGGCACCCGGACGCCGGCGACCAGCAGCGCGGCCACGCCGAAGCTGCCCGCGTTGAGGTGGGCCAGCAGGTGGTAGGTCGACGGGTCGCCGAGGTCGGGGACCAGCGCGGTGGCGCCGGCGCCGAGGCCCGCGCCGAGGAAGCGGGCGATCGCCTGCGTGCCCAGCAGGTCCTCGGTGCCCCGGCCGGTGGTCAGCGCGGCGGCGACGGGGGCGTTGGCCGTCCAGAAGAGGCGGTCGCCCGCGCTGATCGCGGTGGCCACCAGCGCCACCTGCCACGCGGAGGAGGTCGACGGGTAGCAGGCGAAGGCCACCAGGCGGACGAGGTTGCCCGCCACCAGGACGGCGACCGGGCCGAACCGGTCCACCGGGGAACCCGACAGCGGGCCGGCGGCCAGGCCGAGCAACGCGCCGGTGCTGAGCGCGCCCCCGGCCTCGACCAGGCCCATGCCCTGGCCGTGGACCAGGAACAGGAGCGTGAAGGGCATCCACAGGCCGCTGCCGAGGGCGTCGATCACCGTGGCCGCCATGAAGCGCCGTGCGTTCGCGGGGGTCGGCACCGTGGCCACGGTATGGCCCCGCCGCGTGCGGCGCCTGGTGAACTGCGACGACTTCGGCATGAGCCACGAGGTCGATGCCGCCGTTCGGTCGACCGCGGGATCACCCGCTCGTGCAGCCTGGTGGTGTCATGACCCGTGGCCGCTGCGCCGGCGGCCGGTTCGTGGCGGTCGCCCCGCCTCGGTCGCCGCGAGGTGGGCCCGCGCCGGTATGTTCCGTCGCGTGGAGCAGGTGGTGGAGATCTACACCGACGGCGCGTGCAGCGGGAACCCGGGCCCCGGCGGGTGGGGCGCCGTGCTGCGGTACGGGGCGCACGAGCGCGACCTGTTCGGCGGGGAGTCCTCGGCCACCACCAACAACCGGATGGAGCTGATGGCCCCCATCCGGGCCCTGGAAACGCTCAAGCGGCCCTCGGTCGTGCGGATCTACACCGACAGCACGTACGTGCGCAACGGCGTGCTGTCCTGGATGGCCAAGTGGAAGGCCAACGGGTGGCTGACCTCCGGGCGGCAGCCGGTCAAGAACGTCGACCTGTGGCGGCGGCTCGACGCCGCCGCGGCGCCGCACCGGGTCGAGTGGCACTGGGTGAAGGGCCACGCGGGGCACCCGGAGAACGAGCGCGCGGACCGGCTGGCGGTCCGCGGCGTCCGGGCGGCGGTGGAGTCGGACCTGCGGGCGGACGTCGTCCACGACGGGCGGTAGGCGGGTCGCCCGCCCGCAGGTCCGCGGTTCCCCCCTCCGTCCGCGCCGCTAGATCAGCGGGCAGACGTCGTACATGACGCGGAACAGGCGGGACGACTCCGGTGACTGCTCCGGCGGCAGGTCGAAGTACGCCTCGGCCGCCTCGGCGCACCGGGTGAGCAGGTCGTGCTCGCCGCTCAGGGCGGATTCGCGGGAACGGTGGTCGGCCAGGGCCTGGTCGACCTGCTCCTGCTGCTCCGCCACGCCGGTCAGGGCGAGTTCCCGCTGGGCGCGGGAGACGACGTGCTCGTCGCGCTCGCCCGCCGCGCTCGTGTAGAGCGCGGTGAGCAGGCCGGTGGTGGCGGCGAAGAGCGCGGCCAGGGCGGTCAGGGCGATCAGCGGGGCCCGGTTCGGGCGCGCGACTGGCAACAAAGGGTCCACAGAGGACGGTTCCGGGGACCGGACGGGTGCGGCTTCGGGCTGGTTGCCGCTCAACGGCTCCGGCTCGGCCGCGTTCCCCACCGGCTCCGGCAGCCCGGGGTGCGCTCCGTTCAACGACGGCCGGGTCACGTCAGGACTGGTCACGAGTGCCTCCCGCTCAGCAGTTGTCCGACGCGCGGTCCACGGCGGGCCCCAGCGCGGCGTCGTCGCCGTCACGCGCCGCGATGATCGAGTCCCGGGCCGGTTCGGCGCACCCGCGCAGCTCGGTGTTGCGCGCCTCCAGGTCGGAGATCCGGCCCAGCACCTCGTCGACCTGCCCGCGGGTGTCGGCCAGCCGCTCCTGCGCCCCGGTCAGCTCCCGGTCGGCCTCCTCCAGGTGCGCGACCTGCCGGTCCCGGTCGTCCACCACCTCGGCGTACCGGACTCCCATCAGCACCGACGCGCCGACCAGCAGCACGACGAGCACGCCCAGCACCACGACGGCGGCCCGCGGCCGGGTCGGTGCGGGTGCCTGGTAGGTCATGTGCCCTCCCTCTCGACGACACCGCGAAAGGTAGGGCGGCCACCGGACCCGCCGGCACCCCGCTCCGCCGCCGCACCACCCGTGACCTGCGGGAACGACCTCCCCGTTCCGGGCCGGACCGGGGACGGGGGGCTACAGCCAGCCGTTGTCCCGGGCGATCAGGAACGCCTCCGGGCGGGACGCCGCGCCGAGCTTGGCCACCGCCGCCGACAGGTGGTTGCGCACGGTCCCGGCGGACAGGTGCGCCCGGCGCGCGATCCCCGCCACCGGCGTGCCGTACTCGGCCAGCCGCAGCACCTCCAGCTCGCGCGGGGTCAGCGGGCACGGCGGCGTGGTCAGCGCGTCGGCCGCGAGCGCCGGGTCCACGTACCGCCCGCCGGCGTGCACGCGGCGGATCACGTCGGCCAGGGTGCCGCCCGGCGAGCCCTTCGGCAGGAACGCCCGGGCACCGGCCAGCAGGGCCCGCCGGAGGTGCGGCGGCTTGCCCCGGCCGGTCAGCACGACCACGGCGCACGCCGGCAGCGCGGCCGCCAGCTCGGCGGTCACCTCGAACCCGTCGAGCCGGGGCATCTGGAGGTCCACCACGGCCACGTCCGGCCGGTGCGCCAGCGCCTCGTCCACCGCCGCCCGGCCGTCCGCGGCGTGGGCCACCACCTCGATGTCGGGTTCGAGCCCGAGCAGCGCGGCGACCGCGACGCGGATCAGCTCCTCGTCGTCGGCCAGCAGCACGCGTATCACGTCCGCACGGTCGCCACCAGCGTGAACACCCCGTCCTCCTCCCCCGCGCGCAGCGTGCCGCCGACCCGCGCCAACCGCTCGGCCAGCCCGTCGAGCCCCGTGCCGCGACCGCGACCGCGACCGGCCGACGCGCCGTCGTTGGCCACGGTCAGCCGGACGCCCGACGGCTCCAGCGCGACCTCGATCGTGCACCACCGGGCCCGGCTGTGCCGCAGCACGTTCGTCCCCGCCTCCCGCAGCGCCCACGACAGCTCGTGCGCCACCGCGGGCAGCGACGGCGGGACCGCCACCGTGCACCGCACCCCGGACGAGGTCAACACCCGCGCGATCGCCGCCGCCTGCTCGCCCAACTCCACCGACCGGTAGCCGTCCACGGCCTCGCGCAGGTCGGCCAGCGCCGCCGCGGCCAGCTCCCGCACCCCGCCGGCCTCCGCACCGGCCCGCGCCGCGTCCGACGGTGCCAGCCGCTCGGCCAGCTCCGCCTTGAGCGCGATCACGGTCAGCCGGTGCCCGAGCACGTCGTGCAGGTCCCGCGCGAACCGCAGCCGCTCCTCGATCACGGCCAGCCGCGCCCGCGCCTCGCGCCCCTCCTGCGCCTGCACCATCAGGTCCCACAACCACACCGGCAGCACGTGCACCAGCGCCAGCCCGATGCCCACGCCACCGGCGACCAGCGCCGCCGCCAGGGGCGCCGACGACACCAGCGCCGCGACCACGACGACCCCCAGCGCGGGCAC
This portion of the Saccharothrix syringae genome encodes:
- a CDS encoding MFS transporter, coding for MPTPANARRFMAATVIDALGSGLWMPFTLLFLVHGQGMGLVEAGGALSTGALLGLAAGPLSGSPVDRFGPVAVLVAGNLVRLVAFACYPSTSSAWQVALVATAISAGDRLFWTANAPVAAALTTGRGTEDLLGTQAIARFLGAGLGAGATALVPDLGDPSTYHLLAHLNAGSFGVAALLVAGVRVPRVRPAARHGGWTTVLRDRPYTAFCAVHVLFTLASASKYAMLPILVLDVLEGPHWVPGAALGIGTAVVVLVQKPVTRLAARWSRGTGLVVAATAFACSFAALVPVAALPVGAAVAVVLAVSVTFAFAEALFAPLSTAAAAAAAPPGAEGRASALFQLSWAVPAVTGPALLTALLSLGNPVLWAALTLTSAAAVPATLRLRRVVG
- the rnhA gene encoding ribonuclease HI; the protein is MEQVVEIYTDGACSGNPGPGGWGAVLRYGAHERDLFGGESSATTNNRMELMAPIRALETLKRPSVVRIYTDSTYVRNGVLSWMAKWKANGWLTSGRQPVKNVDLWRRLDAAAAPHRVEWHWVKGHAGHPENERADRLAVRGVRAAVESDLRADVVHDGR
- a CDS encoding response regulator transcription factor, producing the protein MIRVLLADDEELIRVAVAALLGLEPDIEVVAHAADGRAAVDEALAHRPDVAVVDLQMPRLDGFEVTAELAAALPACAVVVLTGRGKPPHLRRALLAGARAFLPKGSPGGTLADVIRRVHAGGRYVDPALAADALTTPPCPLTPRELEVLRLAEYGTPVAGIARRAHLSAGTVRNHLSAAVAKLGAASRPEAFLIARDNGWL
- a CDS encoding sensor histidine kinase, yielding MVSAVRRARVLTLVSLGVAWSTSLVGPGIGLLLEPRPRWVWLGGLGVLLFAAAHAAVLHAAVSPVRRGPRLVALAVATALSPPLVAPVAAGRWETWAWLGAALVGTAPVLARRWWVPALGVVVVAALVSSAPLAAALVAGGVGIGLALVHVLPVWLWDLMVQAQEGREARARLAVIEERLRFARDLHDVLGHRLTVIALKAELAERLAPSDAARAGAEAGGVRELAAAALADLREAVDGYRSVELGEQAAAIARVLTSSGVRCTVAVPPSLPAVAHELSWALREAGTNVLRHSRARWCTIEVALEPSGVRLTVANDGASAGRGRGRGTGLDGLAERLARVGGTLRAGEEDGVFTLVATVRT